CAAGTTTGGAAGGGATAAGCGCTGAAAGCATCTAAGCGCAAAGCCCCCCTCGAGATAAGATTTCCCATAGCATAAGCTAGTAAGACCCCTTGAAGACTACAAGGTAGATAGGTCTGGAGTGTAAGCATAGTGATATGTTTAGCGGACAGATACTAATCGGTCGAGGGCTTAACCACAAGGGTTTTTAAAGAACGTAGGGAAACACAATGATATAAGCTTTTATGTCTATAGATTTAGGAAGTGTAGTTGGGAATATTCCTTCGTAGCTCAATGGTGGAGCAACCGGCTGTTAACCGGTAGGTTGTAGGTTCGAGTCCTACCGAAGGAGCCAAAGCAAGAGTACTGTAGAGACTATCTCAGTACTCTTTTTTGTTATTCATCTTTTTGTTCATCGTGTCTAGTATTATCTATCTTAAAATATTCTTCACAGCATTTTTTTCTGAGCAAAGCTTATATTTAGTAATATTTTTTATTGATATTGAAATCCCTGAAGCATAGTAGTAATATTATCTATTGTAGCTAATATACGTGAGGCTTTTTTTAATAATATTAATAATGAAGGTGACAGAATTATGGAAGCGAAAGATTCGTACTGTGAAAATGAACAAGCTGTAATACATACAAAAAAAACATCGGAACATATTCTTCTAGGAGCAAGCAAAGGCTTGCCTATATTTATTGGATATTTACCGATTGGATTTGCTTACGGTATATTAGCAATGCAAGCTGGGTTCACTGTATTAGATACAATGTTGATGTCAGTCTTTGTATATGCTGGTTCGGCGCAATTTATTGGAGTAGGGATGGTTGCTGCTTCATCAGGTATAATAGCTATTATTTTAACGACGTTTTTAGTAAACTTACGTCATTTATTAATGAGTGCTTCTCTAGCGCAACGCTTAAAAGGCCATGATAAGCGAAAGTTAGCTTTATTTTCATATTGGATAACAGATGAGTCCTTTGCTGTGAATTCATCGTGGATGAGAAAGGAAAAGTATATACACTTAACGAGTTTGTTTTCTGTAAGTATTGTAGCCTATTTAGGTTGGATTACAGGAAGCTTGTTAGGCGCTTTAGTAGGATCACAGCCAATAGATGTAGAGAAATATGGGTTGGACTATGCCTTGCCAGCTA
This sequence is a window from Desulfuribacillus alkaliarsenatis. Protein-coding genes within it:
- a CDS encoding AzlC family ABC transporter permease is translated as MEAKDSYCENEQAVIHTKKTSEHILLGASKGLPIFIGYLPIGFAYGILAMQAGFTVLDTMLMSVFVYAGSAQFIGVGMVAASSGIIAIILTTFLVNLRHLLMSASLAQRLKGHDKRKLALFSYWITDESFAVNSSWMRKEKYIHLTSLFSVSIVAYLGWITGSLLGALVGSQPIDVEKYGLDYALPAMFIILLIYQLENKKYIFLGLLAGILSIGFSQIVTHNLHIIIATVAVSTLGVVISRWKPTAR